GGGCTTCTTCGAAGGGAGTCCGTCCGATCTCGACAATTTCGCTCACAAGACGGCCGTGCGTCTCTACCCGATGGCGTACTTCAAGTCGGTTATCAATCGCCTGGATTCAGGTACCGGGGATGACCGGGATCCATGGACGTTCGACGAAATCCTCAAACACGATCATACAGAGGTGATGGCGAACGACGCCATCTTCGGCGTCCAGAAAGAGGTGTTCGGCGACGATGCCGTCGATCCGTACGCCGACCGTGTGATGCGTCCTGCGTGGGCGTGTTTTGCCGCAGATATGATGGACGAGATGGTCGGCGACGATGACGACGAAGACGAGTCGTTCGGGTCGTCGGTCTCCGTCTTAGAGGGAAGCGGTGCAACCGTCTCGGTTGACGGCGAGAACCGGGGAACGACGGACGCCTCCGGCGACGTTTCGTTCGAACTGGACGAGCCGGGGTCGTACGATGTCGTGGTCGTGAAAGACGATCACGAGCGCCTCGAGCGGAGTGTGGAGTTCGACGAGACGGACAACCGGACGACGGTCAGTCTCTCCTGGTCGACGGACCGTTCGATCGATATCTACAGTCCGACGGGGGAGCCGATCGAAGACGCTGATGTTCACCTCTGGACGGACGACGGACTCGTCTACGAGGAGGGCGTCGACGGATCGTTCGCCCTCGATGACGGACAGACGGAGTTTACCCTCGAGATCTTCGCCGAAGGCTACGAGGACTACTCAGAGATGGTCGAGGTCGATCAGTCACGTGCCGTGATACTCACGCCGGAAGATGACGCGGCGCTCGACGAGCTCGAATCGGACGCAGGGATATTCGATCATCTCGAGGATCCGGATATCCAGGAGAGTATCTGTGATGAGTACCGGGACTATATCTTCGGTGACAAAGACGGAGATCTCCCGGACGCACCGTCGTTAGCTGAGATCATCGATAGTCTGTTCGGCGATATGGATCCACTGACTGCAGAAGAGGAGATTACGCCGAACGATATGGCGGATATCGCGTACTACGAGCTGATCGGTGTCGACTTGCTGACCGACGAACTGGGCGAACTACCCGGCGCGATGAATCCAGGCGAGATCGACGGCAGTGAGTCGCCGATCGGGTACGACGAGAGCTTTCCCGGCAGTTCCATGGAGGACGAGTACATTGATAGGATATACGATGTCGACGTCGAGCGAACGACGAGCACGTCGCCTTGGTCGCTTCCGACAAACCGGAGCGGGTCACCGGAGAACTACTCGTATGAGTACTCGGAGTACAGCTCCGAGGGGATCGAGGACGTCGACGTCTCGTTGTCCCAAGACTGGCAAACCACTCAGGGCGAGTACTCCGATCGTGACATCCACAGTCTCGATATCAACGTCGAGTTCGAGTATCAGGAGCGATCGGTCTTCGAAAATAGCACGGAAAACGGAAGCGACACGATAACCGAACTCCGATCGCCTGAGACGCAAACGGTCTCGGTCAGTGTCGATATCGACGCCGATCCCGTGGACGACCTCGAGGTCCCCGAGAGTCGGATCCACGACGATTTCGAAGCCGGTGAGGGGTACGACGACCGTGGCGCTATTGCCGGACTTTCGGACCCAGATAACTTCGAACCCGTCGTCGTCGATTCACTGGAAACGTTGCTCAACGTCGGCTCGCTCGATTCGGGAGACGATCTCGAAGACCAGATCGAAGCCGAGATCAACGATTCGATATCGATCAGACACATTCCGGATTCCGACGACTCTCCCGAGGAGGAGGTCGAGAGCACGATC
Above is a window of Natronorubrum tibetense GA33 DNA encoding:
- a CDS encoding carboxypeptidase-like regulatory domain-containing protein, producing MTRHRPHTISIDDRARVPFAIIGVLMLVSSIMIVGVLESRDTPETNVDQTLAMEQTESAAQNELRGAVVDATHQAAAQPVTTSELDALDGDPDDVFETYLKLLIHLRAEQALPNAGQTIGDAETTVSIDGLSATPNTAVGDADERVDIAHPDTGTIEVTLEEVTITLEDGDRVISERTLEELTVTVGTPIFELQEKTQEFNESLNEGFFEGSPSDLDNFAHKTAVRLYPMAYFKSVINRLDSGTGDDRDPWTFDEILKHDHTEVMANDAIFGVQKEVFGDDAVDPYADRVMRPAWACFAADMMDEMVGDDDDEDESFGSSVSVLEGSGATVSVDGENRGTTDASGDVSFELDEPGSYDVVVVKDDHERLERSVEFDETDNRTTVSLSWSTDRSIDIYSPTGEPIEDADVHLWTDDGLVYEEGVDGSFALDDGQTEFTLEIFAEGYEDYSEMVEVDQSRAVILTPEDDAALDELESDAGIFDHLEDPDIQESICDEYRDYIFGDKDGDLPDAPSLAEIIDSLFGDMDPLTAEEEITPNDMADIAYYELIGVDLLTDELGELPGAMNPGEIDGSESPIGYDESFPGSSMEDEYIDRIYDVDVERTTSTSPWSLPTNRSGSPENYSYEYSEYSSEGIEDVDVSLSQDWQTTQGEYSDRDIHSLDINVEFEYQERSVFENSTENGSDTITELRSPETQTVSVSVDIDADPVDDLEVPESRIHDDFEAGEGYDDRGAIAGLSDPDNFEPVVVDSLETLLNVGSLDSGDDLEDQIEAEINDSISIRHIPDSDDSPEEEVESTIESSINGASSTSYDFSDLERGSDLDMDELETWLKDDLYEINALVKKDVEPVTEERVEFLSGDSPFRELEKNVLAFEDEIMATGSYDNVPDLIRMAVRQAYFDSLTDRIEEMAEFHEETVEDVDDAMSTGDGALDDSLGFIQDIFAGDVEERNGHLEGSALMEEMEFEVSGSPTYMDLETVDNSEVPSVRPPGSTVMDNDIAGEHAALGAEYNQRLPTPGLPLIPWPPALYVLQLNSYNLDLEGEYSRFEISATAGGPANGESTTYVRDRMDVDIDLGNGNERKIGEVEPIEFDTSLEIVIIMPGLMPMQTGAPPNTGDPSFADPDEIGFSELLGAIEDALDEDEAAALGPSEDSTEYDDIGPQ